A region of Syngnathoides biaculeatus isolate LvHL_M chromosome 20, ASM1980259v1, whole genome shotgun sequence DNA encodes the following proteins:
- the LOC133493912 gene encoding alpha-2-HS-glycoprotein-like, with protein sequence MTTNLFAVLLWCAAALSGLLAAPSWPAVTCDKENVTSAATFGVRHINGKHEHGFRFKLQEVQSSKYQQVSGGCHIDVNVKLVQTKCHFTNPKPDDQCELWRRDERGAVATCSIEFWVMWGVAKVTRHECTTRPELTNEELETVCPHCPKLLPLDDPTAVKAVHDSVVKFNRESLHQNYFTLMEVAHVTMGSIPSIGTVTLLKFALVETTCPRGARNTFVPCTPRCPDRANHAFCQTSYYNLHRQVGKLECEFYPPKNPGPYPTDVPEPVCRPLFHQSPEACVCKARLNNPDHAIHHICPFPLK encoded by the exons ATGACAACTAACCTATTTGCAGTTCTGCTGTGGTGCGCCGCAGCGCTTTCCGGTCTGCTTGCGGCGCCATCTTGGCCGGCAGTCACCTGTGACAAGGAAAACGTGACGTCGGCTGCGACTTTTGGTGTCCGACACATCAATGGAAAGCACGAGCATGGATTCCGGTTCAAGCTGCAGGAGGTCCAGAGCAGCAAATATCAACAG GTATCAGGAGGTTGCcacatagatgtgaatgtgaagctCGTGCAGACCAAATGTCACTTCACCAACCCCAAACCTGATGACCAATGCGAGCTGTGGCGACGGGATGAACGG GGTGCAGTTGCCACCTGCAGCATTGAATTCTGGGTGATGTGGGGTGTGGCCAAAGTCACCAGACATGAATGCACAACCAGACCAG AACTTACCAATGAGGAGTTGGAGACCGTTTGTCCGCATTGCCCCAAGTTGTTGCCTCTGGATGACCCGACAGCGGTGAAGGCTGTGCACGACTCTGTGGTCAAGTTCAACCGGGAGAGTCTACACCAGAACTACTTCACCCTGATGGAAGTGGCTCATGTGACAATGGgg TCTATTCCATCCATCGGCACGGTTACCTTGCTGAAGTTTGCCCTGGTTGAGACCACGTGTCCCAGAGGTGCCAGGAATACTTTTGTGCCCTGCACGCCTCGCTGTCCGGACAGAGCT AATCACGCCTTTTGTCAAACCTCTTACTACAACTTGCACAgacaagtgggaaaacttgagTGTGAATTCTATCCCCCAAAA AATCCAGGCCCCTACCCGACTGATGTGCCAGAACCTGTATGCAGGCCGTTGTTCCACCAAAGTCCAGAAGCTTGTGTGTGCAAAGCACGGCTGAACAACCCGGATCATGCGATCCACCACATTTGTCCGTTCCCGCTTAAGTGA